GCTTTCCAAGCCCCGCCGGCAATTCCAAGGTATAATTCCCCTGCGATGCGTACGTGGCTCAAGCGACTCTGGCGGCGGAGGGCGCCGCACCTGCGCACGGGCGCGGAGGGGGAGCGCCTCGCGCGCCGCCACCTGAAGGAGCGCGGCTACCGCATCGTGGAAACGAACGTGCGCCTCAAGATAGGAGAGATCGACATCGTTGCCGAGGAGGGTGGCGCGCTCGTCTTCGTCGAAGTCAAAACCCGCCGCGAAGGGGACGATTACAGCCCCTTCCTCAACATCACGCCCGGCAAGCGGAAGAAGCTCATCGCCCTCGCGCGCCTCTACTGCGCCCGGAAGAGAATCGAAGACCGCTCCCTCCGCTTCGATTTGGTGGGCGTCTCCCTGGCCGGCGCGGAGCCCCAGGTCACGCTCCTCCAGAACGCCTTCGGCGCGCCGAGAAGGTAATCCGAAGTATCTAGTTCACCTCGAGCATCCGCTTGAGGGCGATGCGCGCCTTGTCGATTATGTCCTGGGGAAGCGTCACCACGTTCACCTCCCCCGGGTGGTCCACGGAGTAGGCCAGGTTGCCGAGGTTCACCTTGTACATGTTGGGGCAGAGGGAGCGCGAGAGGGGAAGCACGGTGCGGTCCTGGTGCTGGAACGCGAGGCGCGAGACCATCTGGATCTCGGTCCCGACGGCGATGACGCTCCCCGGCTCCGCGTTCCGGACGTACTTTTCGATGAAGCCCGTCGAGCCTGCGGCGTCGGACGCGGCGACGGTTTCCTCAGTGCACTCCGGGTGTACGACGACCTTCGCGTCGGGGTATTTCTCGCGAATCTCGATAACGTGCTCCGGCGTGAACCACTGGTGGACGTGGCAGAAGCCCTTCCACAAAAGCACCTTGGCTCGTTCGACGCGCTCCGGCGCGGCGCCGCCCAGGGGCTTGCGGTAGTCCCAAAGAAGGTGCTCCTCCTTGGGGATGCCGCGGCTGTTCGCCGTGTTCCGCCCGAGGTGCTCGTCGGGAAAGAAGAGGATTTTGTCGCCGCGCGCGAACGCCCACTCGAAAGCCCCCCCGGCGTTCGACGACGTGCAGACGATGCCGCCGTTCTCGCCGCAGAAAGCCTTCAGGCTGGCGTCCGAGTTCATGTAGGTCATGGGGATGACGCGGCGGACGTCCAAGACTTCCGAAAGCTCCTTCCAGCTTTTCTCCACCTGATGGATGCTCGCCATGTCGGCCATGGGACAGCCGGCCAGATGCGAGGGGTGGATGACCGTCTGGTGGGGCTGGGCGAGGACGCGCGCCGTCGCCGCCATGAAGCGCACGCCGCAGAAGACGATGAACTCGGCGTC
The DNA window shown above is from Acidobacteriota bacterium and carries:
- a CDS encoding YraN family protein is translated as MRTWLKRLWRRRAPHLRTGAEGERLARRHLKERGYRIVETNVRLKIGEIDIVAEEGGALVFVEVKTRREGDDYSPFLNITPGKRKKLIALARLYCARKRIEDRSLRFDLVGVSLAGAEPQVTLLQNAFGAPRR
- the nadA gene encoding quinolinate synthase NadA produces the protein METAVRTLVDETPDEYLELEEEDLVERIRARKREYGKRMVVLGHNYQRHAVYSLADFHGDSYGLARVATEQKDAEFIVFCGVRFMAATARVLAQPHQTVIHPSHLAGCPMADMASIHQVEKSWKELSEVLDVRRVIPMTYMNSDASLKAFCGENGGIVCTSSNAGGAFEWAFARGDKILFFPDEHLGRNTANSRGIPKEEHLLWDYRKPLGGAAPERVERAKVLLWKGFCHVHQWFTPEHVIEIREKYPDAKVVVHPECTEETVAASDAAGSTGFIEKYVRNAEPGSVIAVGTEIQMVSRLAFQHQDRTVLPLSRSLCPNMYKVNLGNLAYSVDHPGEVNVVTLPQDIIDKARIALKRMLEVN